GGTCGTGTGCGAGAACGTCACCGCTAGAACTCCCCCATGATTTCATCAATGTACTTGTCCAGCAGCCGCATAGCGTGTTCCTCAGCGCGGTCAAGGAAGCCCGCTGATTGCTGCTCGCTATGCCCCGCGTTCAGGTCCTCGATGTAGGGCACATTCGACCCCTGCACAATGGTCAGACCGTTGTCCTTCTCTTCCCATACGGCGTCGCCAGGGCTGGCCCCCTTCGCATCCGCCCTCAGCAGTCCCGGTGCCCAGTGCCCCCACGAGGCGGCGGCCCGCCCCGTGTCGCGCGGCATTGAGAACATCTCGCCGTGCTGCTTAATGCTGCGCTCCGTCGCCAGCGATGTCTCGCGCAGCCGCCGCTTGCAGGACACAACGATCTTTTTAGCCTGCTGCTCGGTGTAGCGGCGTTCCTCATGCAACTGCCTGGCGTCAACCTGGATGCGCATCTTTCACCGCCGTCATCTTGATACACAGTTCAACAATCGCGTTAATCCGCCCGATTGAACTCCGGTACACGGCCTGTTGGAACAGCGCATCGTCCAGCTTCGTGTCCGGGTCGTACATGATCTGCGTCTGCGCCTCGACAACCCGCACCGCGTCCTCGTGCGGCGAATACCAGATGTCGCGTTCGATGTCGAAGTCCCAGTGCCCGTTCTGTCGGTAGACGAACGGTGACCCGTCCCCTTCTGGTGGTTTCAGGTAGCCGAACGTGGCAAACGTGATGTATCGCGTATGCGTTGGGTCGCTGATCCCGCTGTTAGACCAGGCGAACGGGGCCAATATCCACGCCGTTCCGCCCGGCTTCATGATGCGATGCAGTTCCGAAAACCACGCAAACCAACCGTCCTGCCACTCCGGGTGCCATGTCACAAGCCGCCCGTTGCACACGATGTGGTGCGGAATGTGCTCCACAATGTGCGAGGCGATGGCATAGTCATAGGTATTATCGGGCAGCACCGCGCCATCGCTCTCGCGCCATGGGTAATCGAACAAATCCACAACCTTATTG
This region of bacterium genomic DNA includes:
- a CDS encoding class I SAM-dependent methyltransferase — translated: MTTKRGINLGCGRVILPCEQPKRHRLLPAEMYTDPDVAWDNADWNGLEGVNKVVDLFDYPWRESDGAVLPDNTYDYAIASHIVEHIPHHIVCNGRLVTWHPEWQDGWFAWFSELHRIMKPGGTAWILAPFAWSNSGISDPTHTRYITFATFGYLKPPEGDGSPFVYRQNGHWDFDIERDIWYSPHEDAVRVVEAQTQIMYDPDTKLDDALFQQAVYRSSIGRINAIVELCIKMTAVKDAHPG